In Chitinophagaceae bacterium, the genomic window AATTGCGGGGAAAGAAAGCGGTTATAAAAATCAACATTTGTATAAATAATGGGTTGCACATTATATTCTTTTTCCACTAATTGCAGCCACTCTTTTACCCGTTGTTGTATCAGTATTTTAGCAACGCCATTATCCTGCTCAATATCTAAAACAGGCGGTAAATCGCCAGGTTGTAATTTTACCCTTTGCAAAAAATTTTTTGCCTGCCGGGCTGGGTTGGTTGTGGCATTAAAAAAATGGTAAGCGCCCTTAGTAATTTTCTGGTTTTGTGCTTTGGCCCAGTTTTTTCCAAAATGTTCATCAATTAAATCGGTACCTTCTGTTGCTTTAATAAATGCAAATCCGATTTTTACGCCGTTGATTTCCATTTTTTTTACTTCCTTCCAGGATATATTTTTTTGGTGATGGCTCACATCTACGCCATGAATACCATAGGCAACGGGCAAATCAATGCCAAATGCCGCATAATGTTTAAAAGATGGCCTGTAGTAATAATTATTAAACATCCAAATTGCGGTAACAACAGATGCCAGTACAATAAGTATAATTAAGACAGTTTTGCCTATCCTGGGTTTCTTTTTTCTTTTTGCCATTTGTGAATGGGAGTAGGTGCAAATGTGCAAAATAGATTACACAATTTTATTAAATGCATATCGCTTTTTAAAGCATTTAACTTATTTAAAACCTTACGGTTGTAGCTTAATGTTTAATAATTGAAACAGGTTTTAAGCCCGGGGATTTGATGATATATCTTCCGGAAGGTAAATATCCAATATCATTTCTGCCGTTTATTAGTGTTGAAATCAATTGGCCTACGGCATTGTAAAGAAATATTTTACCGGGAGCAAAAACAAAAAGTTCACCAGTAGTTAAAGTAGGATATGCTTTTAATGTTTTGCTTGCTTCAATGGTTAATACAATTACATTGCTGTACAGTACACTGCCATTGGTATGGGTTTGCTTTATGCGGTAATAATAATCACCGGCAGGTACATTACTATCGTTAAAATTATATTGACGTGGAGCAGTAGAATTTCCGGCTGCGGGTATTGTGCCTTTGCTGCTAAAGTTTATGCCATCTGCACTGCGTTCTATAATAAATTCCTGACTGTTAAACTCTGCATTGGTATTCCATTGAAGTAGCGCTGTTTCGTTTTGTACATTTCCCGTTAAGTTAATTTGCGATATGGGCAATGTGCTGGGGTCCACTTGTACAACAGTATTGTTCCGGCTTATAATTCTCAGCGTAGGGTCAAACTGTGCAGCAGTAGGGTTAAAGTTTATGGGAAATGAAAAGAGTTGGTTGTTGCTGTCGTTGTATACAATATAAGTAGTATCCTGCGTACTGTTATTAAACCTTACCGGAACGGGCATTTTAAAAAAAGGCACACTGCTGTGGGAGGTGGTTTGCGAAATTTTAAAATAAACATGGGTGCCTCCAACAGGCGCCCACTCTACATGGTAGGAAGGATAGCCTTCACCTGTGTACCATTGATTGAAAAAGTCGGTAAAGTTGATACTGGTTTCGGTTTCCAATACCCTTTTTAAATCGCTTGTTCTTGCAAAGCCATATTTTACGGCAGGGTCGTTAAGGTAAGTTTGTATAGTTTGAAAGAAAAGATTATCTCCTAAAATAAACTGAATCATATTTACCAGGTAAGAGCCTTTATTGTAGCTGAGCCTGCTGCTAAAAATACGGTTTACATTATTGGTATCATTTACTTTTACCGAACCGTTAGGTAGCGATGTAATATTATTTAATACAGATTGACGGTTGCTAATTGCCGTTGCCGGGTATTTTGTTTCCATATGCAACTGGGCAGCATAAGTAGCAAAACCTTCATTGAGCCAAATATCTTCCCAACTTCCTGTAGTAACTTTATCGCCGAACCATTGATGACCAAGTTCATGTGCCATAAGGCTTTCGCCGGGTGAAATAAGAAATGTAGCAGTTTGATGCTCCATACCGCCACCCCAGCCAAATTGTACATGGCCATATTTTTCCTGTATAAAAGGGTATTCGCCAAATTTGTCATGAAATAATACCATTGCTTCAAGTACTTTGAATGTATTGGTTTGGAAGCTGGATAAACTTTCTGGATAGCAATAAGTTTGCATGGGTAAATAAACAGAACC contains:
- a CDS encoding glycoside hydrolase family 25 protein, coding for MAKRKKKPRIGKTVLIILIVLASVVTAIWMFNNYYYRPSFKHYAAFGIDLPVAYGIHGVDVSHHQKNISWKEVKKMEINGVKIGFAFIKATEGTDLIDEHFGKNWAKAQNQKITKGAYHFFNATTNPARQAKNFLQRVKLQPGDLPPVLDIEQDNGVAKILIQQRVKEWLQLVEKEYNVQPIIYTNVDFYNRFLSPQFDGYPLWIAHYFANGKPRIGRKWSFWQHSETGHVNGIDAFVDFNVFNGDSSAFKKLLLKE
- a CDS encoding M1 family metallopeptidase: MRLLIAIILLVAPFYLKAQQLECKANLSIPEMERNAHAKMFANGFINRSLASNNFDVKYYRGEWQVDPAVRYIKGKLTMYFTVLSNGNAITLDLVTGFLTVDSVKRNNQLLTFTHIDSALNINFSPSLTVGTLDSVSVYYQGSPSSTGFGSFIDDTHAGTPVIWTLSEPYGSADWWPCKSQLGDKADSIDIYIIHPSAYKAASNGILQSEIVNGSQTTTHWKHRYPIASYLVAFAVTNYVVFNNSVMLGSVYLPMQTYCYPESLSSFQTNTFKVLEAMVLFHDKFGEYPFIQEKYGHVQFGWGGGMEHQTATFLISPGESLMAHELGHQWFGDKVTTGSWEDIWLNEGFATYAAQLHMETKYPATAISNRQSVLNNITSLPNGSVKVNDTNNVNRIFSSRLSYNKGSYLVNMIQFILGDNLFFQTIQTYLNDPAVKYGFARTSDLKRVLETETSINFTDFFNQWYTGEGYPSYHVEWAPVGGTHVYFKISQTTSHSSVPFFKMPVPVRFNNSTQDTTYIVYNDSNNQLFSFPINFNPTAAQFDPTLRIISRNNTVVQVDPSTLPISQINLTGNVQNETALLQWNTNAEFNSQEFIIERSADGINFSSKGTIPAAGNSTAPRQYNFNDSNVPAGDYYYRIKQTHTNGSVLYSNVIVLTIEASKTLKAYPTLTTGELFVFAPGKIFLYNAVGQLISTLINGRNDIGYLPSGRYIIKSPGLKPVSIIKH